Proteins encoded in a region of the Pirellulales bacterium genome:
- a CDS encoding DUF1592 domain-containing protein produces MNLPHAPRPPALPLARIPFAAAFVVVATTLAPAHADDAAFARLADEYRDQTHAVLKRFCIECHSTSDQAGELDLERFAALADVRRHPRVWQKAAEMLDNGEMPPKDAAQPTAEERKQLRGWIERYLHAEAHASAGDPGRVVMRRLNNVEYTNTVRDLTSVPLSPAEEFPVDGAAGEGFTNTGDALVMSPSLLTKYLDAAKGIASHAMLLPDGFRFSPATNKGDWIDELLAGIRGIYGRYSDSDGRVPLDAYLEAMIVERDALTAGTKTIAIVAAERKLSPKYLATLWTLFTTGGDASTAAADPATTTLANYPGSVIDTLRTRWRSATAEDVPALVALVRPWQTSLWRTNTVGHFKPWHASVDPVVPSQELRLKLAPAADAEEALVYVSANDAGDGPAGDVVVWQDPRFEGGGRAPLALKDLRRQSEYLIARRQEVLAATTRYLDACVAAQAKDKAEEVDVAALAAERQLDPQALAGWLNYLGTVPQGAVVVENHLTGRITTSGGYNFVQGWGTNELPSLVANSSDQEAHIPGLSRPHAVTVHPSPTQQVVAGWLSPVATTIEISAHVVRAHTACGNGITWALDVRRGSSRRRLASGTSDQQKEPIAGPFDNVKVRPGDLVSLAIGPRDANHACDLTEIDLTLKATDGTNRVWQLARDISPDVLAGNPHADLLGNQGVWHFYTEPAAADVQFAPLIPTDSALARWRDATDPEQKKQLAEEVARLLSGPRPGPGDEPDKLLYRQATSLVGPVMGMIASAARSQPADSLPVPEPMAGAVRWGIDPALFGKKPDGSAAEPNYLIVQAPAVLTMRLPAELVAGTEFIVTAALDPALGAEGSIQPRVGTAAPDSLSSLLPGTPIVTAEGSQARGRVAAALAEVRRLFPPAVSYPRIVPVDEAVTLQLLHRDDEPLCQLMLDDAEHARLDKLWDELRFMSQDPLRLQDAFDQIMEYATQDSDPGLFEPYRKSIAEGVVSFRQRLLDCEPVQVDRLIDFASQAYRRPLTPQEADELRVLYRKLRGEELSHDEAFHVVLARIFVSPAFLYRVENAGPGTEPLPATDWEMASRLSYFLWSTGPDAQLWQRAAHGELRDIDILTGEARRMLADPRVRALATEFACHWLDVHDFDKLDEKSEQHFPAFASLRGDMYEESIRFFADLFQRDGSLLDMIDSDHTFVNGPLAEFYGIPGVSGPEWRRVDGIKQYGRGGILGLSTTLAKNSGASRTSPILRGNWLLEMILGEKLPKPPKNVPILPEDEAATDGLTVRQLVEKHRSAAGCSVCHAKLDPFGFALEGFDAIGRKRDKDLGDRPVDTAADLPDGTHVDGLAGLRNYLLTQRKDQMLRYFCRKLLGYSLGRGVQLSDQPLVDEMLVQLTQHDYRFSAAVETIVRSQQFRYHRGAAAVDVTEEPSTADAAR; encoded by the coding sequence ATGAATCTGCCCCACGCACCCCGCCCCCCCGCCCTGCCCCTTGCGCGAATCCCGTTTGCCGCCGCGTTCGTCGTCGTCGCAACCACGCTTGCGCCCGCGCACGCTGACGATGCCGCGTTCGCCCGCCTGGCGGACGAATACCGCGACCAGACTCACGCCGTACTAAAGCGATTTTGTATCGAATGCCATTCGACCTCGGACCAAGCCGGCGAATTGGATCTCGAACGATTTGCCGCACTAGCCGACGTGCGCCGCCATCCGCGCGTGTGGCAAAAAGCGGCCGAAATGCTCGACAACGGCGAGATGCCGCCGAAGGACGCCGCTCAGCCCACGGCCGAAGAGCGCAAACAATTGCGTGGCTGGATCGAGCGGTATCTGCATGCCGAAGCGCATGCCTCGGCAGGCGATCCTGGTCGCGTCGTGATGCGGCGGTTGAACAATGTTGAGTACACCAACACGGTCCGCGACCTGACCAGCGTCCCCCTCTCGCCGGCCGAAGAATTTCCGGTCGACGGCGCCGCCGGCGAAGGCTTCACGAACACGGGTGACGCGCTCGTCATGTCCCCTTCGCTATTGACCAAATACCTCGACGCCGCCAAAGGAATCGCCTCGCACGCGATGCTATTGCCGGACGGCTTTCGCTTCTCGCCTGCCACGAACAAGGGGGACTGGATCGACGAACTGCTGGCCGGCATCCGCGGCATCTACGGCCGGTATAGCGACAGCGACGGTCGGGTCCCACTCGATGCCTACCTCGAAGCAATGATCGTCGAGCGCGACGCGCTCACGGCCGGCACCAAAACGATTGCCATCGTAGCCGCCGAAAGAAAGCTGAGCCCGAAGTATCTGGCCACATTATGGACGCTATTCACCACTGGCGGTGACGCCAGCACCGCGGCGGCTGATCCGGCCACGACGACGTTAGCGAATTATCCCGGCAGCGTGATCGACACACTACGCACGCGCTGGCGCAGCGCGACGGCCGAAGACGTGCCGGCGCTCGTCGCCTTGGTTCGTCCCTGGCAGACCTCGCTGTGGCGAACGAATACCGTCGGCCACTTCAAGCCGTGGCATGCATCGGTCGACCCGGTCGTGCCCTCGCAAGAGCTGCGATTGAAGTTGGCTCCGGCCGCCGATGCCGAAGAGGCGCTCGTTTACGTCTCGGCGAACGACGCAGGCGATGGTCCGGCCGGCGATGTAGTCGTCTGGCAGGATCCGCGTTTCGAAGGAGGGGGCCGGGCGCCCCTGGCGCTCAAAGACCTGCGGCGGCAAAGCGAGTATCTGATCGCGCGACGACAAGAAGTTCTCGCGGCAACGACCCGTTATCTCGATGCGTGCGTTGCGGCCCAAGCAAAAGATAAGGCCGAAGAAGTCGACGTTGCGGCGCTAGCCGCCGAACGACAGTTGGATCCGCAGGCCCTGGCCGGTTGGCTCAACTATCTGGGCACCGTGCCGCAGGGAGCCGTCGTGGTCGAAAATCATCTGACGGGTCGGATTACAACCTCCGGCGGTTACAACTTCGTGCAAGGCTGGGGGACGAACGAGTTGCCGAGCCTGGTGGCTAACTCGTCCGATCAAGAGGCGCATATCCCAGGTCTATCGCGGCCGCATGCCGTGACTGTGCATCCTTCGCCCACGCAGCAGGTCGTCGCCGGCTGGCTCAGCCCGGTTGCCACGACCATCGAAATCAGCGCTCACGTCGTGCGGGCGCATACGGCCTGCGGCAATGGCATCACTTGGGCGCTCGACGTGCGGCGTGGCTCGTCGCGTCGCCGCCTGGCCAGTGGAACCAGCGATCAACAAAAGGAGCCGATCGCCGGCCCATTCGACAACGTCAAAGTTCGCCCAGGCGATCTTGTCTCATTGGCCATCGGCCCGCGCGATGCAAATCACGCCTGCGATCTGACCGAAATCGATCTGACGCTGAAAGCCACGGACGGCACGAACCGCGTCTGGCAACTGGCGCGAGACATCTCGCCCGACGTTCTGGCCGGCAATCCGCACGCCGACCTGCTGGGCAACCAAGGTGTGTGGCATTTCTATACCGAGCCGGCAGCCGCCGATGTGCAATTCGCGCCATTGATCCCCACCGACTCGGCACTGGCGCGTTGGCGCGACGCGACCGATCCCGAGCAGAAGAAACAACTGGCGGAGGAAGTTGCGCGGCTCCTCTCCGGCCCTCGTCCCGGTCCTGGCGATGAGCCTGACAAGTTGCTCTATCGACAGGCGACGTCGTTGGTCGGCCCAGTGATGGGCATGATCGCCAGCGCCGCACGTTCGCAGCCGGCCGACTCACTTCCCGTCCCAGAACCAATGGCCGGCGCGGTTCGTTGGGGAATCGATCCCGCGCTGTTCGGCAAAAAGCCGGACGGCAGTGCCGCCGAGCCGAACTACCTGATCGTGCAGGCGCCCGCGGTGCTGACCATGCGTCTGCCGGCCGAACTGGTCGCCGGCACTGAGTTCATCGTCACCGCCGCGCTCGATCCTGCCTTGGGGGCCGAAGGCAGCATTCAGCCGCGCGTCGGCACGGCTGCGCCCGACTCGCTATCGTCGCTCCTTCCGGGCACGCCGATCGTGACGGCCGAAGGAAGCCAGGCGCGGGGGCGAGTCGCCGCCGCTCTGGCCGAGGTCCGCCGGTTGTTTCCACCGGCAGTCAGTTATCCGCGCATCGTACCCGTCGACGAAGCGGTAACGCTTCAGCTTTTGCACCGCGATGACGAACCGCTGTGCCAACTGATGCTGGATGATGCCGAGCACGCGCGGCTCGACAAGCTGTGGGACGAGCTGCGTTTCATGAGCCAAGACCCGCTGCGATTGCAAGACGCCTTCGACCAGATCATGGAATACGCCACGCAGGACAGCGATCCAGGGCTATTCGAGCCATATCGCAAGTCGATCGCCGAAGGGGTCGTATCGTTCCGGCAACGGCTATTGGATTGCGAGCCTGTGCAAGTGGACCGGCTGATCGACTTCGCCTCGCAGGCGTATCGACGACCGCTCACACCGCAAGAAGCTGACGAGCTGCGCGTGTTGTACCGCAAGCTGCGTGGCGAGGAACTTTCGCACGACGAGGCGTTTCACGTCGTGCTGGCGCGGATTTTCGTCTCGCCGGCATTCCTGTACCGCGTCGAGAACGCCGGGCCCGGTACTGAACCGCTGCCGGCCACAGACTGGGAAATGGCTAGCCGGCTGAGCTATTTCCTCTGGTCGACTGGCCCGGACGCACAGCTATGGCAACGGGCGGCGCACGGCGAATTACGCGACATCGACATTCTGACCGGTGAAGCGCGGCGCATGCTGGCCGATCCGCGCGTGCGAGCGCTCGCCACCGAGTTTGCCTGCCACTGGCTGGACGTGCATGACTTCGACAAGCTTGACGAGAAGAGCGAACAGCACTTTCCGGCATTCGCCTCGCTACGTGGCGACATGTACGAGGAGTCGATTCGCTTTTTCGCCGATCTGTTCCAGCGCGACGGTTCGCTATTGGACATGATCGACTCAGACCACACTTTCGTGAACGGCCCCTTGGCCGAGTTCTATGGCATCCCCGGCGTCAGCGGCCCCGAGTGGCGGCGTGTCGACGGCATCAAGCAGTACGGTCGCGGCGGCATACTCGGCCTAAGCACGACGTTGGCCAAAAATTCCGGCGCGTCGCGTACCAGCCCGATTTTGCGCGGCAACTGGCTGTTGGAGATGATCCTGGGCGAAAAGCTACCGAAACCACCGAAGAACGTGCCGATTTTGCCGGAGGATGAAGCCGCCACCGACGGGCTGACCGTTCGACAACTCGTCGAGAAGCATCGCAGCGCCGCCGGATGCTCGGTGTGCCACGCCAAACTCGACCCGTTCGGCTTCGCGCTGGAAGGGTTCGACGCGATCGGCCGAAAGCGGGACAAGGACCTGGGCGATCGCCCGGTTGATACCGCGGCAGATCTGCCGGACGGCACGCATGTCGACGGACTGGCCGGCCTGCGCAACTACTTGCTCACCCAGCGTAAGGACCAGATGCTGCGCTATTTCTGCCGCAAGCTGTTAGGCTATTCGTTGGGGCGTGGCGTGCAACTGTCCGACCAGCCGCTGGTGGACGAGATGCTCGTACAGCTCACCCAGCACGACTACCGATTTTCGGCCGCGGTCGAAACAATTGTCCGCAGCCAACAGTTTCGTTATCACCGCGGTGCCGCGGCCGTGGATGTAACCGAGGAGCCAAGCACGGCAGACGCCGCCCGCTAA
- a CDS encoding FCD domain-containing protein: protein MLEALPKRKIRDVVAEHLTSFITSERLKPGDRLPTETALAEQLGVSRLSLREATKALEFLGIVTSKPGVGLTVGSVDLERVTSYLGFHPALQEAPALQLIQTRVLIETGVLPYVMRRMQEDPSVYESLEEIVEQMRRERDLARWVELDIAFHRRLVESSNLAPLLPFNDLLAVFFQRFRESVKRAEWKTAFDGHQRLIELLREGKLEAACKEMEEHIVCHQRRMDIA from the coding sequence ATGCTCGAAGCTCTTCCCAAGCGTAAAATCCGCGACGTCGTCGCCGAGCATCTAACCAGCTTCATCACCAGCGAACGGCTGAAACCGGGCGATCGCTTACCCACCGAGACGGCCCTGGCCGAACAGCTGGGTGTCAGCCGCTTGAGCCTGCGCGAAGCCACGAAGGCGCTTGAGTTCCTCGGCATTGTCACCAGCAAGCCGGGCGTCGGACTGACCGTCGGCTCGGTTGATTTGGAACGCGTGACGTCGTACCTCGGCTTTCATCCGGCACTGCAAGAAGCGCCGGCCTTGCAACTGATTCAAACCCGGGTTTTGATCGAAACCGGCGTGCTGCCGTACGTGATGCGGCGAATGCAGGAAGATCCGTCGGTCTATGAAAGTCTGGAGGAAATCGTCGAACAGATGCGGCGCGAACGCGACCTGGCCCGCTGGGTCGAGTTGGATATCGCTTTTCATCGACGATTAGTCGAGTCGAGCAACTTGGCGCCGCTGCTGCCGTTTAACGATCTGCTGGCCGTTTTCTTTCAGCGCTTTCGCGAGAGCGTCAAGCGTGCCGAGTGGAAGACGGCCTTCGACGGCCATCAGCGGCTGATCGAACTATTGCGCGAAGGCAAATTGGAAGCCGCCTGTAAGGAAATGGAAGAACATATCGTTTGTCACCAGCGTCGTATGGACATCGCATGA
- a CDS encoding porin yields the protein MDTRLRELEQLVGQQQTQVDYLQDQLRIATTPPPPPPPEPYKIGSLPKLDWNWNFGPEARSPNRDFYFHVGGRVQWDNVWLNSNDQAAALENTGVNNDAFQQGTFFRRLRIRTEGSMYEIVDWCVEIDFVHQILVQDPTVAAPQIPNGWQSSVGTGIATAQSRMINTPSPTDLWWNIREVPLFGNIQIGNEKEPFSLERLESSRYLDFMERNWGQDAFISPTANGFAPGILAWNWLPSRRGTYAYGLFKNVTDAYAYNVGDGQAEGAGRITLLPWYDEASGGRYFAHIGMGAAIRGIDNGIITYRVRGDLRNGPDILVPTWATTGPIGGQLQNILNPEFLFQYGPLFVQSEFQANWTTNAVAQAGTKGDVAPGEQLGQLFFYSSYVQVMYFLTGEHRIYDYQKGLVGRVIPRSNAFYLRGKDGRIFGPGAWQVGARWNYLNLNDKGVNGGALNAMTFGVNWFLNPNMKIQANYDVTFRDANAATNSPLGGGTEGIIYGFGMRVAADF from the coding sequence ATGGATACACGGCTGCGCGAGTTGGAGCAGCTTGTTGGTCAGCAACAGACGCAGGTTGACTATCTGCAAGATCAATTGCGCATCGCGACGACGCCACCGCCGCCTCCTCCGCCCGAGCCCTACAAGATTGGCTCGCTGCCGAAATTGGATTGGAACTGGAATTTTGGTCCCGAGGCGCGGTCACCGAATCGTGACTTTTACTTCCACGTGGGGGGACGTGTGCAATGGGACAACGTCTGGCTCAACAGCAACGACCAGGCCGCGGCCTTGGAGAACACAGGGGTTAACAACGATGCCTTTCAACAGGGCACGTTCTTTCGCCGTCTGCGCATTCGTACCGAAGGATCGATGTACGAAATTGTCGATTGGTGCGTCGAAATCGACTTCGTGCATCAAATTCTGGTGCAGGATCCCACGGTTGCGGCGCCGCAGATTCCCAATGGCTGGCAGAGCAGCGTCGGCACCGGCATCGCGACAGCGCAGAGCCGAATGATCAATACTCCCTCGCCCACCGACTTATGGTGGAACATTCGCGAGGTGCCGCTTTTTGGGAATATCCAAATCGGCAATGAGAAGGAGCCCTTTAGCTTGGAGCGCTTGGAAAGCAGCCGTTACCTGGACTTTATGGAACGCAACTGGGGGCAGGACGCCTTCATTTCACCAACGGCAAACGGCTTTGCGCCGGGAATCTTGGCCTGGAACTGGTTGCCCAGCCGGCGCGGTACGTACGCCTATGGCTTATTCAAGAACGTGACCGACGCCTACGCGTACAACGTCGGTGACGGACAGGCCGAAGGCGCGGGGCGGATTACGCTATTGCCCTGGTACGACGAAGCATCGGGGGGCCGCTACTTTGCACACATTGGAATGGGCGCCGCGATCCGCGGCATTGACAACGGAATTATCACCTACCGTGTGCGCGGCGACTTACGCAATGGACCAGACATTCTTGTGCCAACTTGGGCAACGACGGGCCCGATCGGCGGGCAACTGCAAAACATCCTGAACCCGGAGTTCCTGTTCCAGTACGGCCCGCTATTTGTGCAGTCCGAGTTCCAAGCCAACTGGACGACGAATGCCGTGGCGCAGGCAGGGACCAAGGGCGATGTCGCGCCGGGCGAGCAACTGGGGCAGTTATTCTTTTACAGCTCGTACGTGCAAGTGATGTACTTTCTGACGGGCGAGCACCGCATTTACGACTATCAAAAAGGGCTTGTCGGCCGCGTCATTCCGCGCTCGAATGCCTTTTATCTTCGCGGAAAGGATGGTCGCATCTTCGGCCCAGGCGCATGGCAGGTGGGGGCCCGCTGGAACTACCTGAACCTTAACGACAAAGGGGTGAACGGCGGCGCGCTCAATGCCATGACCTTTGGCGTCAATTGGTTCTTGAATCCCAATATGAAGATTCAGGCCAACTATGACGTGACTTTCCGAGATGCGAATGCCGCGACAAATAGTCCGCTCGGGGGTGGCACCGAAGGGATTATTTACGGCTTTGGAATGCGTGTGGCAGCAGACTTTTAA
- a CDS encoding tetratricopeptide repeat protein, with amino-acid sequence MSYALRAAQVVSFALLTVPAIARADGNARADGIAEGAHVFARHAGMSFRDEDRSIGPVLPGMMLDVIKVQGPWLWVGRGWVPAHDVVPMDSALAFYCQQIDQQPTYFALVTRARVYYERREYDLAVADCSQAIALVPEAESTSALSMRARALARINQHDQAMTDLNRAIQIDPKCGVAYAGRGHLYLELGDPSKALEDFDRGVEFDPRSAWTRGGMGRAQATLGDYDRAIADFGATLAINPYLRAIWNNRGNAWFKKGDYSHALADYTVAIELGPTAQIYFNRALAWGRLGAADKADRDMAKALELDPKFGPAKRHDLKQEPEDQRS; translated from the coding sequence GTGTCCTACGCACTGCGCGCGGCCCAAGTCGTTTCGTTTGCCCTCCTTACGGTACCTGCCATTGCTCGGGCCGACGGCAACGCTCGGGCCGACGGCATTGCCGAGGGGGCTCATGTCTTTGCACGACATGCAGGAATGTCGTTCCGTGACGAAGATCGCAGCATCGGCCCCGTACTGCCGGGGATGATGCTGGATGTCATCAAGGTCCAGGGGCCCTGGCTATGGGTCGGTCGCGGCTGGGTGCCGGCGCACGACGTCGTGCCGATGGACAGCGCGTTGGCCTTCTATTGTCAGCAGATTGACCAACAGCCCACCTATTTTGCCTTGGTGACTCGCGCTCGCGTCTATTACGAGCGACGAGAGTACGACCTGGCCGTGGCGGATTGCAGTCAGGCGATCGCATTGGTGCCGGAAGCGGAATCGACCTCGGCACTGAGCATGCGCGCGCGAGCGTTAGCCCGCATTAACCAACACGACCAGGCAATGACGGATCTGAACCGGGCGATTCAAATCGACCCCAAATGCGGAGTGGCATACGCCGGCCGCGGTCATCTCTACTTGGAACTTGGCGATCCGAGCAAGGCACTCGAGGATTTTGATCGCGGCGTGGAATTCGACCCGCGATCGGCATGGACGAGAGGCGGCATGGGCCGCGCGCAGGCTACCTTGGGCGACTATGACCGCGCGATTGCCGATTTCGGCGCCACGCTGGCGATTAACCCTTACCTGCGGGCCATCTGGAATAATCGAGGCAACGCCTGGTTCAAGAAGGGCGACTATTCGCACGCCCTGGCGGACTACACCGTGGCCATCGAATTGGGCCCAACCGCGCAGATCTACTTCAATCGAGCACTCGCCTGGGGGCGCCTAGGCGCCGCAGATAAGGCCGATCGCGACATGGCGAAGGCGCTTGAACTCGACCCAAAATTCGGTCCCGCCAAACGGCACGACCTCAAGCAAGAGCCGGAAGATCAAAGGTCGTAA
- a CDS encoding PDZ domain-containing protein, whose translation MAKAPHWIALIAGCASLAAGAEVASGQVVRQMPRASQSRPAAAPRQPDSGSEAASQRASLGVAMSDNTRGGVLILRVLPGSAAAAIGLQTGDRIMAIDGKSVSNYRDVARLVASYRPNTRVELKIDRGGWSKNVVATLGNASALAVPVAPTGPSAQALVAPPAPRAVTPGILAPHPYYEDETPADIDDQHGYGG comes from the coding sequence ATGGCAAAGGCCCCGCATTGGATTGCATTGATCGCGGGTTGCGCCAGCCTGGCAGCAGGGGCAGAAGTTGCATCCGGCCAAGTGGTACGTCAGATGCCACGCGCGTCTCAATCACGCCCGGCGGCCGCGCCCAGGCAACCAGATTCCGGCTCTGAAGCGGCATCGCAAAGGGCGTCGTTGGGTGTCGCGATGAGCGACAACACCCGGGGCGGTGTGTTGATCCTGCGCGTTCTCCCCGGCAGCGCGGCAGCAGCCATTGGGTTGCAAACGGGCGACCGGATCATGGCCATCGATGGCAAGTCGGTCTCGAATTACCGCGACGTGGCTCGCCTGGTAGCCAGCTATCGCCCCAACACGCGCGTCGAGTTGAAAATCGACCGCGGCGGCTGGTCGAAAAACGTCGTCGCCACTCTGGGTAACGCCAGCGCCCTTGCCGTCCCTGTAGCTCCGACGGGCCCTTCGGCGCAGGCCCTGGTCGCACCTCCCGCACCACGTGCGGTAACGCCGGGTATTCTCGCGCCGCATCCGTATTACGAAGACGAGACCCCCGCCGATATCGACGACCAGCACGGCTATGGCGGCTGA